The Verrucomicrobium spinosum DSM 4136 = JCM 18804 genome includes a region encoding these proteins:
- a CDS encoding alpha/beta hydrolase, whose translation MRPDFLPRRLSIFTACAALASLGVLPNAPGQLSEPKQAPSPFQSTPAKPVQTPPQLDVVYGDTADGQKLLLDVFQPPVSPPKEGLTAQPRLRPAVLMVHGGGWAGGNKKEFRNLALLMAQLGYVTVPVSYRLTTNAANTWPAQLDDVQLAVRWLRSHATQYRVDPKRIGAVGVSAGGQLVASLGLRETRDPATAKYPDQSSRVACVVDVCGPTDLADDFSSKVKQGDFVNDLLKRLLGGSVAEKSSLAGDASPLTHVDARAVPFLIIHGTNDDVVPFDHSRRLHDALTKNATPASILALENEGHVFQNRENQKKFIQETIVFFNQNLMP comes from the coding sequence ATGCGCCCAGACTTTCTCCCCCGCCGTCTTTCCATTTTTACGGCCTGTGCTGCGTTGGCCAGCTTAGGAGTCCTGCCGAACGCTCCTGGCCAGTTGTCTGAGCCCAAGCAGGCACCGTCCCCTTTCCAAAGCACTCCAGCCAAGCCGGTCCAAACGCCCCCCCAACTGGACGTGGTGTATGGCGACACAGCGGACGGACAAAAGCTGCTTCTGGACGTCTTCCAACCTCCTGTCTCTCCCCCCAAAGAAGGGCTCACGGCACAGCCCAGGCTCCGTCCCGCCGTCTTGATGGTGCACGGCGGCGGCTGGGCAGGCGGAAACAAGAAGGAATTTCGCAATCTGGCCCTCCTGATGGCGCAACTCGGCTACGTAACCGTTCCGGTGAGCTACCGCCTTACCACGAACGCGGCCAACACCTGGCCCGCCCAGTTGGACGATGTGCAACTGGCCGTGCGCTGGCTCCGTAGCCACGCCACCCAATATCGTGTCGATCCCAAGAGGATCGGAGCGGTGGGCGTCTCAGCCGGGGGGCAACTGGTAGCCAGCCTGGGTCTGAGAGAGACTCGTGATCCCGCTACCGCCAAATATCCCGACCAATCCAGTCGCGTGGCCTGCGTCGTGGACGTGTGCGGGCCGACAGACCTGGCCGACGACTTCAGTAGCAAAGTCAAGCAGGGTGACTTCGTCAACGACCTCCTCAAGCGGCTCTTGGGAGGGTCCGTTGCTGAGAAATCAAGTCTTGCTGGTGATGCCTCTCCCCTAACCCATGTGGACGCTAGAGCCGTCCCCTTTCTGATCATCCATGGCACGAATGATGACGTCGTCCCCTTCGACCACTCCCGGCGTCTGCATGATGCCCTGACGAAGAATGCCACTCCCGCCAGTATCCTCGCTTTGGAAAACGAAGGACACGTCTTTCAGAACCGGGAAAATCAAAAGAAGTTCATCCAGGAGACCATCGTATTCTTCAATCAGAACCTGATGCCCTGA
- a CDS encoding DUF2959 family protein, with translation MNTSRRALLALAVLPAFAGCRTVYYTAMEKVGFEKRDLLRRAVKAARGEQQDAGKQYKDALEQLQAIYGRSGSNLEKAYDKLKAEYESCAADTKAVQGRIKEMDRVASDLFREWEGEIRQMDDPTLSSSSRNKLAQTRTNFDNVSSALHRSYEAMPPVLKKLQDHVLYLKHNLNAEALGSLRGRAQEIEGDIQTLLTRMNAAIAEADGFVKTLK, from the coding sequence ATGAACACTTCCCGCCGCGCCCTGCTTGCTCTTGCCGTTCTGCCCGCCTTCGCTGGATGTCGCACGGTGTACTACACCGCCATGGAGAAGGTCGGCTTCGAGAAACGCGATCTCCTCCGCCGGGCCGTGAAGGCCGCCCGTGGAGAACAGCAAGATGCCGGGAAACAATACAAGGACGCCCTCGAACAGCTCCAGGCCATCTATGGTCGCAGCGGCAGCAATCTGGAGAAAGCCTACGACAAGCTCAAAGCAGAGTATGAATCTTGCGCCGCCGACACCAAAGCCGTGCAAGGCCGCATCAAGGAAATGGACCGGGTGGCCTCCGACCTCTTCCGCGAATGGGAGGGAGAAATCCGCCAGATGGATGACCCCACGCTCTCAAGCTCCAGCCGGAACAAGCTGGCCCAGACCCGGACGAACTTTGACAACGTCTCCAGCGCCCTCCATCGTTCCTATGAGGCCATGCCTCCAGTGCTCAAGAAGCTGCAGGACCACGTCCTCTATCTGAAGCACAACCTCAATGCCGAGGCACTGGGCTCACTGCGTGGCCGCGCCCAGGAGATTGAGGGCGACATTCAGACGCTTCTCACCCGCATGAATGCCGCGATTGCCGAGGCGGACGGCTTTGTGAAGACGCTGAAATAA
- a CDS encoding lipocalin family protein yields MNQTPAHSSRPATVSKVDLPRYMGEWRVIAHVPYFLEKGKVDTSDIYRLRPDGQIDNIFQFRKKNMDAPLQQWKARAWVVNQQSQAEWKLQFIWPFTTTYLVVDLDPDYQWSVVTIPSRKLIWILARERSLPPATYQAIVARLKTKGFDTTKLALVPQGPG; encoded by the coding sequence ATGAATCAAACCCCCGCCCACTCGAGTCGCCCCGCCACCGTAAGCAAGGTGGATCTCCCCCGTTACATGGGTGAATGGCGCGTCATTGCCCATGTCCCCTACTTTCTGGAAAAGGGGAAGGTGGATACTTCGGACATCTACAGATTGCGACCTGACGGCCAGATCGACAACATTTTTCAGTTCCGGAAGAAGAACATGGACGCACCTCTACAGCAGTGGAAGGCACGGGCCTGGGTGGTCAACCAACAATCCCAAGCTGAATGGAAACTCCAGTTCATCTGGCCCTTCACCACCACCTACCTCGTGGTGGACCTCGACCCCGACTATCAGTGGTCTGTCGTCACCATCCCGAGCCGCAAACTGATCTGGATCCTGGCGCGGGAGAGGTCCCTGCCACCCGCTACTTATCAGGCGATAGTCGCCCGGTTGAAGACAAAGGGATTCGACACGACAAAACTCGCCCTTGTGCCCCAAGGCCCCGGCTGA
- a CDS encoding VOC family protein, whose translation MLPSAILETALSVADLNLSREFYARLFGHPILASDERLCAFDVQGRQVLLLFPKDSDPEGTTMPFGGHIPAHGSHGRSHVGFAIPAESLDEWRQHLHHLSITVESEFTWPRGGRSLYFRDPDGHLLELLTPGVWPTY comes from the coding sequence ATGCTTCCTTCTGCCATCCTGGAAACCGCCCTGAGTGTGGCGGATCTCAATTTATCACGAGAGTTCTATGCCCGGCTGTTTGGCCATCCCATCCTCGCGTCTGATGAGCGCCTCTGCGCCTTCGACGTTCAAGGGAGGCAGGTCCTCCTCCTGTTTCCCAAGGACAGCGATCCAGAAGGCACCACCATGCCGTTTGGCGGGCACATTCCGGCTCACGGGTCCCACGGGCGGTCTCATGTGGGCTTTGCCATCCCGGCAGAGTCACTGGATGAATGGCGTCAGCATCTTCACCATCTGAGCATCACCGTGGAAAGCGAATTCACGTGGCCTCGCGGTGGCAGAAGCCTCTATTTCCGTGATCCCGACGGTCACCTGCTTGAGCTTCTCACCCCTGGTGTCTGGCCCACTTACTAA